Proteins from a genomic interval of bacterium:
- a CDS encoding PAS domain S-box protein yields the protein MRHSASLPHDTTRTTLDRCRRDTRTLRLNCALISIFATIGLTLVGNFFHVPRSGLLLIYLSLISVLAYVGGHLVGLVTASLSILLVSFLIVPPPRSLALTDMSVLTHAVFVLGALFAALSLGYKRDADARRRQNERTFLHLAAIVESSDDAIFSKTLDAIILSWNTGAERLYGYAPHEILGRPVSVLVPPEQPNEIPALMARLKRGERIEGYETVRVKKNGSRVDVSLTISPVKDALGRIIGASTIARDISHTKQIEKQLHAQADLLNITYDAIFTWEVEGTILYWNRGAEDLYGFAPEEAVGRVSHELLRTEYPDGTSAYIQALSKTGRWEGELHQVTRHGRKVIVDSRAILTERDGRRFVLETNRDITERKQAEARRRRLQEHDRLLHAVAAAISGQTELQQMLIAVLDHLRPVVRLTGGSIILREGDDLVLRAAAGSFSAQALGQRVPRGPSRVWQVVDRGEPFLSADLLAEGLTPTTPLRSYLAVPLLGAGLPFGILEINSTEPHAFATVDMDLMRHVASILSGSIELALRYAAEEQAKAEAEEARRAERVAREAAERAADRIERLQAITAALSEATTLEQVADVIVVNALQALGGDAASLSLLEPDESTLELVRAVGYPSEIVQRWRRFPLDRVPGIAAAMRTGLVVWDGTEDDLATRYADHETQPVALRGGGRAVIPLISQRRAVGALYLNFREPRRFGSDDLEFMLTLGRQCAQAIERARLFAREHRVADTLQRALLPAALPQFPGIAVHATHRSGGAREADIGGDWYDAFQLPNGHIGLSIGDVTGRGLRAAVIMGQLRQSIRTAALEHANPATVLQRVAEVLTMTEGDEAMATALFAVIDPATSTLAYATAGHPAPILVGRDLSAKLPACGGGPLGYLGMELPPFQTLQLPPGSLLVLYTDGLTENDRDPIAGEAALVAAAGQELAEPSENHAEAIVRRLLSGVPLRDDVAVITVAVRATPLDRFEMALEAAPRSAVLIRQALRRLMADAGFDHDRAAAITVAVGEAVNNVIEHAYGTTTGLVHIAARRDGSMLRIDVADDGRWRPGRPADGSGYGLGVMKALVDTVEVETTLAGTTVRLWSAVADRRHVVDVEPRTVRRLGE from the coding sequence ATGCGTCATTCCGCGTCTCTCCCACATGACACGACGCGCACGACACTGGACCGGTGTCGCCGTGACACCCGAACACTTCGCCTGAACTGCGCTTTGATTTCGATTTTCGCCACAATCGGTTTGACCCTGGTGGGCAACTTCTTCCACGTCCCACGGTCAGGGTTGCTCCTCATTTATCTTTCGCTCATCTCAGTGCTGGCGTACGTGGGAGGCCATCTCGTGGGCTTAGTCACAGCGTCGCTGTCCATCCTGTTGGTTTCGTTCCTTATCGTGCCACCGCCACGTTCATTGGCATTGACGGACATGTCAGTGTTGACGCACGCTGTGTTCGTCCTCGGTGCGCTCTTCGCGGCCCTCAGTTTGGGGTACAAGCGCGATGCTGATGCAAGGCGTCGCCAGAACGAACGTACCTTTCTCCATCTCGCCGCGATCGTGGAATCGTCGGACGATGCGATCTTTAGCAAGACGCTCGACGCCATCATTCTCTCATGGAATACGGGAGCGGAGCGACTCTACGGTTATGCACCTCACGAGATACTCGGTCGACCCGTATCGGTGCTCGTTCCGCCAGAGCAGCCCAACGAGATTCCGGCGCTTATGGCGCGGCTTAAACGCGGGGAACGCATTGAGGGGTACGAGACCGTCCGCGTGAAGAAGAACGGATCCCGGGTTGACGTCTCGCTCACCATTTCCCCGGTCAAGGATGCGTTGGGACGCATTATCGGCGCCTCCACGATCGCCCGGGACATCTCCCACACCAAGCAGATCGAGAAGCAATTGCATGCGCAGGCCGACCTGCTGAACATCACGTACGACGCAATCTTCACCTGGGAGGTCGAAGGTACCATCCTGTACTGGAACCGGGGTGCGGAGGACCTCTACGGGTTCGCACCCGAAGAGGCCGTTGGTCGAGTATCTCATGAGCTGCTGCGGACGGAGTACCCCGACGGTACATCCGCGTACATCCAAGCTCTCAGCAAAACCGGCCGCTGGGAAGGTGAACTTCACCAAGTGACGAGGCATGGCCGCAAAGTTATCGTCGACAGCCGCGCCATCTTGACCGAACGTGATGGGCGACGGTTCGTGCTGGAGACGAACCGGGACATTACCGAGCGCAAGCAAGCGGAGGCTAGGCGGCGACGACTGCAGGAGCACGACCGGTTGCTTCACGCAGTCGCCGCCGCCATTAGTGGGCAGACCGAGCTGCAACAGATGCTGATCGCCGTGCTCGACCACCTCCGTCCCGTCGTGCGTCTAACCGGCGGCTCGATCATCCTACGTGAGGGCGATGATCTGGTTCTGCGGGCAGCGGCGGGGTCATTTTCAGCACAGGCGTTGGGGCAGCGCGTACCCCGCGGCCCCAGTCGGGTGTGGCAAGTTGTTGATCGTGGGGAACCATTTCTGAGCGCCGATCTCCTCGCTGAGGGCCTTACACCGACAACGCCCTTGCGGTCCTACCTCGCCGTGCCGCTCCTGGGGGCCGGGTTGCCCTTCGGGATCCTGGAAATCAATTCGACAGAACCGCATGCGTTCGCGACTGTTGACATGGATCTGATGAGACACGTCGCGTCGATTCTGAGCGGATCCATCGAACTCGCCTTGCGGTACGCTGCGGAGGAGCAAGCCAAAGCCGAGGCTGAAGAGGCGCGGCGGGCTGAGCGGGTGGCCCGCGAGGCCGCTGAGCGGGCAGCAGATCGCATCGAGCGATTGCAGGCGATCACCGCCGCCCTGTCCGAAGCGACTACGCTGGAGCAGGTCGCCGACGTGATCGTGGTCAACGCGCTCCAAGCGCTCGGTGGGGATGCCGCCAGCTTATCGCTGCTTGAGCCGGACGAATCCACGTTGGAACTGGTCCGCGCGGTCGGGTACCCTTCCGAGATCGTGCAACGCTGGCGCCGTTTCCCGCTCGATCGGGTTCCTGGTATCGCCGCGGCGATGCGGACCGGACTGGTTGTTTGGGACGGGACCGAGGACGATTTAGCGACCCGCTACGCCGATCACGAGACACAACCGGTTGCGTTGCGTGGCGGTGGCCGGGCGGTGATTCCCTTGATCTCGCAGAGACGTGCGGTCGGCGCGCTCTATCTGAACTTTCGCGAGCCCCGGCGGTTTGGATCCGACGATCTTGAGTTCATGCTCACGCTCGGGCGGCAGTGCGCGCAGGCAATCGAGCGGGCCCGGCTATTTGCCCGCGAACATCGGGTCGCGGATACACTTCAACGGGCGCTGCTGCCGGCCGCGCTGCCACAGTTTCCAGGCATTGCCGTGCACGCCACGCACCGGTCCGGAGGGGCGCGCGAGGCCGACATCGGGGGCGACTGGTACGATGCGTTCCAGCTACCTAACGGGCACATCGGCCTCTCGATCGGGGATGTAACGGGACGGGGTCTGCGGGCTGCCGTTATCATGGGGCAGTTGCGCCAGTCAATCCGCACCGCCGCGCTGGAGCACGCGAACCCCGCGACGGTGCTTCAGCGGGTGGCCGAAGTGCTCACCATGACCGAGGGCGACGAGGCAATGGCCACCGCGTTATTTGCGGTGATAGATCCGGCGACATCCACGCTTGCCTATGCGACGGCGGGACACCCGGCCCCGATCCTTGTCGGCCGTGATCTATCGGCCAAGCTCCCTGCGTGCGGGGGGGGGCCCTTGGGATACTTGGGAATGGAGTTGCCGCCGTTTCAAACGCTCCAGCTTCCTCCGGGGAGTCTGCTGGTTCTTTACACCGACGGGCTCACCGAGAACGACCGCGACCCGATCGCTGGCGAAGCGGCGTTGGTCGCTGCGGCTGGGCAAGAGTTGGCCGAACCGTCGGAGAATCACGCCGAGGCCATCGTGAGACGCTTGCTCTCGGGCGTCCCCCTACGGGACGATGTCGCCGTCATTACGGTGGCTGTGCGCGCCACGCCGCTGGACCGGTTTGAGATGGCACTCGAGGCCGCTCCTCGCAGCGCCGTGCTGATCCGTCAGGCGCTCCGGCGGTTGATGGCAGACGCCGGATTCGATCACGACCGCGCAGCCGCGATCACAGTTGCGGTTGGAGAAGCCGTCAACAACGTGATCGAGCACGCCTACGGCACCACAACGGGCCTGGTGCACATTGCCGCGCGACGAGACGGATCGATGCTTCGCATCGACGTGGCAGACGACGGGAGGTGGCGACCGGGTCGGCCCGCGGATGGGAGCGGTTACGGGCTTGGTGTGATGAAGGCGTTGGTAGACACTGTCGAAGTCGAAACGACACTCGCGGGGACGACGGTGCGCCTTTGGAGTGCCGTTGCCGATCGTCGACACGTCGTAGATGTGGAACCACGCACCGTGCGGCGGCTGGGAGAATAA